The genomic segment CGTTGGCGCCGGCTTCAACGGGTTCCGCCAACAGGCCCGCTTCCACAAGAAGTGTCACATTGTTGGGAGAGGCCATGATGGCCGACGCTTGTTCCACGCCAGGCAGCTTGGTAATCGTGGAAGACAGCTGCATCAACGAGACGGAATCACGATAGAAGTTCCGGATTATTTTTGTCGCCCTGGCCATGTAGACGGTCTCCCATCGACGTCTCGCCTTGGCAGGCTCACGGCGTCAACGTCAGGCGGGTAGGTGACCTCCCGCCGATGGCTTATTATGTGGCGAACGTCAAATCCAGCAGCGTGATGCCTCGTCTAAGAATAAGGAACGAACGACCGAAGAGTACGGCCGACTTACTATCTGATATTTGGCAGCTAACTTGAACACAAGATTGTATACCAAGTCAAGGGCAAAGCCGGGGTTCGAGTCATAGGCCGAATCAGCTCGAGGAACGACCATCGTCTCATCACCTCTTACATCTTTCGATTCTGGTTTCATGGTTGGGCCGTTGAATCGCAGAGAACAGACAAACGAAGAAGGTCACTGAAAATCAGATGCGGAGGCAGGCCCTGCCAGACAAGACAGCCCAACAGCAGGCCTAACACCCCGTCGGAGCCAGAAGTATGGCCGACTTGCAACGCGGCTTGCGTGGCTGCCCTGATGTTGCTCATATCGTTTGCCTGGGTCAGTCGCTGCGCTAATTTCGCGATCGATTCAGAGACATGGCCCTTGGCTGCGGATCGGAGATAGGTGCAGCTAATTTCATTGGTATTCTGTGACACTTGGGACAGTTCAGAGCCTAAGGCCATCAGAAATTGCATCCGAGATAGGCTGGCCCCTGCCGTGCACCATAATCCGGCCAAATAACCCACGAGAAAATCATCGCCTGAGGGAGTCAATCCGTACCCAAGTCCGATCAGTGATTGAACGGAGATCATGGCCTCTCTTAATTGGAGGCGACATGTCGTCTGTAGGAGTGACGGGATAGTGTAAGCACCCTGTTGGAGAAGAATCTCCGTGGCCGCTGGCGTGATAGGTCGTCCTTCTGATAGGAAAAAAGCACCCAGATTCTCCGACATGCCACTTTTATAATGATGCAATTTCAATTCGGACCAAGCAACTGCCCAGGATTGAGCATGAGTGGGCCGGCAAAGATCGATGTGCAACCCTTTGAGATCGATGTGCCAGGGGCGTGCAGGTCGCAGATCGACGGAACACTCAGTTCCGTTGATGCGGAGTATTCCTCCCCGACATGCGGCTGATTGTCCAACTCGAAGGGTATGAAGGAAGTCAAAATGAGATGAGGTGTCTAAGCGAATGCCGTGAGGGACATTGCCTTTCTGGCATGGGAGTAGGGTCAGCAGCGTACCAGACTCTAGCGATACATTGCAGGCCTGGCGGAACACGCTATGCACGGTTCCGCTGAAAGGATGTGATGGTACCTGAATGCCGACCGAAAGGGCCTGGAAGCGCACGATGGGTACCCCATCGTCCCGAAATTACGGGGCGTTCATTAGGTTTTCATCGAGTAGGCTCTGGCCAATGCATCCTTGATCGCCGTATGGACGTTGTTGCGCCCCTCTTCGATGTTTTGTTGCATGGCGGCGCGCGCCTTCCGTCCATCCTTGGCGGCGATGTGCTTCAGGATCTCCAGATGTTGACGGCATGTGCTTTCGGCTCGATCGGCCTTGTCAAAATCGATCATACGAAAAAGCATCAATCGTTCGTTGATGGTACGAAGGTACCGCAAAAGCGTCTTGTTCCCTGCAGCATGGGCGAGCATCTCGTGAAACTGAGTGTCTAGTCTGGCGAGTTCCTCGGCCTTCTTGGAAGATCCGTTCAGCAGGTCGGTCCATGTCCGCTTCAGCTTAACCAAGTCTTCTATATCATTCTCATTGAGCGGACCTCTTCTCGCCAAGCACTCAACGGCATATAGTTCCAACGCGACGCGGACCTCGTACAGCTCCTCGATCTCATTGATGTTGTGCTGCCTGACCACGTAGCCACGATTCGGCAATTTTTTTACGAATCCGTCGGTTGCCAGTACACGGAGTGCTTCCCGCACAGGGCTCCGACTCACGTTGAATATCTTGCAGAGTTCGACTTCGGTCAGCCGATGTTCGGGTGGGTAGTGCCAGTGAATGATCTGTTCTTTCAGCGTGGCGACAATTGATGCACTCAGGTTGGATGGTTCTCTTTCCACCATTCGGTCGTTTCGAATCATTATGTTCTTTCGGGACTCCGAGCCTCAGGAATAATCCAAGGTGGATGGCACATGAGGTACGGGCAGACAACCGGTTTTACTTCCTGCGGCGCCAACGCTATGCATTGTATGCAATAAGGTCTACGAAGTTCAATCTGTCTGGACGTCTTGCTCGTGCGCACTCTCACGGTATGAACAATGTCGAGCGTTGGGAGGGGGGATGGGACGAGGCGAACCCAAGATGCCGACCATCGTTCCAGAGCAGACGCAGTACAATTTAGGTATTCTTTAAGTAAGCTCTGGCCAGCGCATCCTTGATCGTTGTAGGGATGAGGCGGCGTCCTTCCTCGATATTCATCTGCATGGCGGCACGCGCACCTAGGGCATCCTTGGCCACAATCCGATTCAAAATCTCCAGATGTTGGTGGCAGGTGTGTTTCGCACGGTCTCGTCTCTCGAAATCGAGCATTCGAAACAGCCTGAGGCGTTCATTGATGGTCCGAAGGTGCCGCAGAAGAGATTTATTTCCCAGGGCTCGGGCCAGTGTATCGTGAAAGAGTGTGTCCAGGATGGCGAATTCCTCTGGTTTCTTGGACGATTCCTTCAAAAGTTCGGTCCAGGTTTGTTTAAGGTCGGCAAGATCGGCAGCAAGCTGTGTCGTCTGTTTCTTGGTCGCGAGGCGTTCGACGGTATAGAGCTCCAGGGCTAGGCGTACCTCATACAGCTCCTCGATTTCTTCGATGTTATACTGCTTGACCGCGTAACTCCGATTCGGCAGTTTTTTGACGAAGCCATCAGCTGCCAACACCCGGAGCGCCTCCCGAACTGGACTGCGGCTCACGCCGAAAGTCTTGCACAATTCGTCTTCGGTTAACCGGTGTTCCGGCGGGTAGTGCCAGTGAACGATGTGTTCCTTCAGTGTGTTCACGACGGACGAGCTTAGGTTCGAGGAGCCGTGTTTTTTCATTCGATCCTCCCGACGAGCTATCTTTGTCATCTGTGCTTCTCCATCGGGCAGGCATCTTGCCCCTGAGATGTTGGGTGCCAATAGGAAATGTCTGGTCTGAGGGGTGGGCATATGACGGTCGCTTGACCGATGAGGCTCATCAGTAGTAGGGCCAGGCGTGCCAGTATGGAGACCAGTAGGGTCCCCAATAGGGGCCAGGGCCGATGGGACGGCGAATGCGAGGAGGCTCCTCGTCGTTCTCGGTCCACACGCGCAGATTGGTGACGTTGAGAAGTGGGTAGGTGTACTCCGTCTCATCGAGTGGGAGAGTGACAGACCCAGCCATCTCTCCTGTAACGGTGACAAATGTACCGGGGGGGATCGTTGCAGGATCAAGGAATTGCTTCTGTATCGCGATGAATCGGCCCTGGGATTTGCTGAGGTCCATGGTTGGCTGGAGAGAGGAGTTCAGCGCCAATTGAAGAACTTCGATCCGTGTCCCCTCCTTCAAGCGCCTTGCGCCCAGCACCTTCCCTCCGAACGTCACCGGCTGTCCGTTGTATGATCCTGGTGTCTCCTGCACCTGCGCATAACTGATCTGAGAAGGGGCTGCAGGCACGGCGCCGGTCAGGTTTCCGTTTGAGGCACAGCCGGATACAATCAACAGCACCGACGCGATCCAAACAGGCCAAGATATTCGCATGACAAGAGTATAACAGAGCACAAGGAGGCGCTCCATCCGCTATAATGGGGCACGACTATTTACCCGTGAAAGGAGTTTCAGATGAACGGTCGGACGATGTCGATCTGGACGTGTGTGCTTGTAGTTGTGGGTGCGATTGGGTTTGTGCATGCACCGGTGAGTGCCGCTGTGGACAAGCCGGAACTGAAGGGCAAGTTCGAGATCCTCAAGGATGAGCCGTCGACTCATCAACCAGGCAAGGTGAAGGTGATCGAATTTGCGGATTTCTATTGCCCGCATTGTCATCACTTCGAGGAGACAGGGGTCCCTCTGTTACTGAAGGAATTTGGGAATAAGGTCGAGGTCACCATGGTCGGATTTCCCGTGATTCCTGGGAAGCTGCCGACCCCGTTTGACATGTATGAGCAGGCAAAACTGATGGGCAAAGGCGATCAGATGAAGGCTGTCTTGTTCCGCATCATTCACAAGGAAAAGCTCGATGGGGTGCTGGATCGTTCCATTCGCGCCATGTTGATCAGGGAGGTCGGGTTGGACGTCAACATGTTCGAAATGGGAATGGAAAGTGGAAAGCCGGCCAAGCTGTTTGAAGAGGGGCGTCGATGGGGCGAACGGATCAAGGTGTCATCCACGCCGTCGCTCTTGCTGGACGGGAATATCAAGGTCGATGGTGCGAACATGACACCTGAGAACGTCATCAGCATTATCCGGAGCATTCTCGAAGCGGACCGGAAGAAGTAGCGGTTAGTAATGGCGGAGGCGAGAGCCAACGGGATCATTCAACGACTCTTGGAGAACGAGTCCGCCTTCAGGCAGTTTATTCGACGCAGAGTAGGCGAAGCGACTCTCGTGGACGATATCCTTCAGCAAAGCCTTACGCGAGCGGTTGCTAGCGCTCATTCATTGGATAAGGAAGAAAGCGCGGTTGCCTGGTTTTACCGCATTCTTCGCCATGCGGTTGCCGATTATTATCGTGCATTGGAAGCTGAGGCCCGTCGTAATCAAGCCTTCCTGGAAGAATCGACCATTTCCGGTGATCATCAAGAGCCGCCGCTGGATGAGGTACGGGCTACCGCATGCGTCTGCCTTCACCGTCTCCTTCCGGGTCTCCGCGGGAACTACGCGGAACTCATTAAGCGCATCGATCTCGACGGTGAATCGCCGGAACTGGTGGCGAAAGATCTCAAGGTATCACGGAACAACCTTACCGTTCGCTTGCACAGAGCTCGACAGTCCTTACGAAACTCCCTTGAAGGTGCCTGTGGGATCTGTAGTAAACACGGCTGCCTCAACTGCACTTGCGGATAGCCACCTCACACGCTTACACGCATTGCGCCTCTTTCCCTCGTTTTCTTAGAGTTTTCAACGTGTTCTTCTCGCCCATCGTATTCTCTGTAATATTTGACGGCCTGTTCCGTCTGTAATTCTGAACGCGACAATAAGTAACCGTACCGGATAAAATGAAAGGAGTAAGACACATGATTCATAAATCGTCTAGCGGCTGCTGCGGGACGCAGCATGAAGGACATGACCGCATGACTGAGGATAGTCAAGATACCCAAGGTCTGTCGCACACCCACGTTAAGCAGGAGATCGACCCCATCTGCGGAATGACCGTCGATCCGGCCAAGGCGGCCGGTCGGTATGACCATAAAGGCACGACCTACTATTTCTGTGGGACATCCTGCCTGGAACGATTTCGCGCCGACCCCGACCGTGCGCTGAGCAAGAAACCACTGAATCTGATCACGATGCCTGCTCCACGGAAACCGTTGCCGATGATGGTGCAGGCGACGCCGGGTGAGATCGATCCCGTGTGCGGCATGACGGTGCAACCAGCCACTGCAGCCGGTTCCTATGAATACCGAGGAAAGACGTATTACTTCTGTGCCACTCGATGTCTAGAAAAGTTCAGAGCCGATTCCGACTATTATCTGACCCCACCGGACCAGCGCATTCCAAAGCCGATGCCTGCCCCAGCCGGCGGTAGCGTCCAGTATGTCTGCCCGATGGATCCAGAGGTGTCGGAAACCAAACCGGGCGCCTGCCCTGTCTGCGGGATGGCGCTGGAGCCAGCGGACGTGACTGTTGCGAGCACGCGGACTGAATATACCTGTCCCATGCATCCGGAAATTGTGCAGGCTGATCCTGGGAGTTGTTCGATCTGCGGGATGGCCTTGGAGCCTCTTACGGTGACGATGGAGGAGGCTAATCCTGAGCTGGTCAATATGACTCGCCGATTTTGGCAGAGCGTTGTGCTTGGCTTACCCATCCTGGCGTTGATGATTTCCGAGATGATGCCGAATCGGCCGTTGCAGCACTTCTTTTCAGCCAGAGCATTGGTCTGGTTTCAGTTCCTGTTGGCGACGCCGGTGGTGTTCTGGATCGGGTGGCCGTTGTTTGAACGAGCGTGGGCCTCGCTCGTCAATCGCCACCTTAATATGTTTACCCTCATCGGTCTTGGCACCGGTGCGGCCTATCTCTACAGCGTCGTGGCGACTCTCGCGCCAGGCCTGTTCCCTGATTCGTTCCGTGGTCACGGCGGAGAGCTCGCCGTCTACTTTGAACCAGCGGTTGCCATCATCGCGCTGGTTTTGCTGGGGCAGGTGCTGGAATTACGGGCGCGGAGTCGAACCAGTAGCGCTCTCAAGGCGCTCTTGGGGCTGGCACCGAAAACAGCGCGGATTGTCCGGGCTGATGGCCGCGAGGACGATATTCCATTGGACCAGGTCCAGGTGGGGGACCGATTACGCGTCCGACCAGGTGAGAAGATACCTGTGGATGGTGTAGTCGTGGATGGGACGAGTGCCGTTGACGAATCGATGGTCACCGGTGAATCGATTCCCGTGGAAAAGCGAGCAGGGCAGAAAGTGGTGGGCGCGACGGTCAACGGAACGGGGAGTTTCTTCATGCGGGCCGAGCGAGTCGGACGCGAGACGTTGCTCTCGCAAATTGTGCGCATGGTCAGCGAGGCCCAGCGTACCCGGGCGCCGATTCAACGGCTAGCTGATGTCGTGGCTGGGTATTTTGTGCCGATTGTGATCCTTGTGGCGATCATCACCTTCGTGATTTGGGCGGTCTACGGCCCGGAACCTCGGATGGCCTATGCCTTGCTCAATGCGGTTGCGGTGTTGATCATCGCTTGTCCCTGTGCATTGGGGCTTGCGACGCCCATGTCGATCATGGTCGGCACTGGACGTGGCGCGACGGCAGGGGTGTTGATCCGAAACGCGGAAGCGCTGGAGACTTTGGCCAAGGTGGATGTGCTGGTCGTTGATAAAACGGGAACACTCACGGAAGGCAAACCGCGTCTGATGACGGTGGCTCCTCTCCCGAATATGACAGAAATCGACCTGCTTCGGCTTGCAGGTGGATTGGAACAGAGTAGCGAGCATCCGCTGGCTGGCGCAATTGTGTCAGGGGCTCGCGAGAAAGGCCTCGCGTTGGCTGGCGCGAAAGATTTTCGTTCGCTTACGGGGAAGGGTGTTATGGGAACAGTGGAGGGTCGCTCGATAGCCGTGGGGACGCGACCCTTTTTCAACGAATTAGGTATCGATGCCGAATCGTTGGTTGCTCAGGCTGAACCGCTCAGGCAGGAGGGGCAGACGGTGATGTTCGTCGCCATCGATGGCAAACCAGCGGGGTTGCTGGGCGTGGCTGATCCGGTCAAGTCCACTACGCCGGAGGCCATCGATGTATTGCATCGTGAAGGACTGCGGATCGTCATGTTGACCGGCGACAATCGGACGACCGCTGAGGCGGTGGCGCGCAGGCTCCAGATCGACGAAGTGCAGGCCGATGTCTTGCCCGAGCAAAAGGCAGCGGTCATCAAGCGGTTCCAAGCAGACGGACATGTCGTGGCTATGGCGGGAGATGGGATCAACGATGCGCCGGCTTTGGCGCAGGCGCACGTGGGAATTGCCATGGGAACCGGGACCGATGTGGCGATGGAAAGCGCGGGGGTCACGCTGGTCAAGGGAGATCTCCGGGCCATCGCGAGAGCGCGCCGGTTGAGTCGAGGGACGATGAAGAACATTCGCCAGAACCTTTTCTTCGCGTTCGTGTACAACACGCTGGGGATTCCAATCGCCGCCGGGATTCTCTATCCATTCGTCGGGGTCCTCTTGAGCCCCATGATCGCCAGTGCCGCGATGACGTTCAGTTCCGTGTCGGTGATTGCGAACGCCTTGCGGCTACGCAAACTAGCTCTCTAACAACTCTTGGGCCTTCCGCTCATCGAAGATGAAGAACAAGGTCATATCGAGGCGCCTCCTACTGAAGCGAGCAGGAGTGTTGGGGCTACTCGCCGCGGTGCAACCGCTTCTTCCTTCCTGTGCGAATCATCCGTTACTCCGTGCCGCTCATCCCGATCCAGATTCTTCGACGCTGAGTGGTGAAGTGATCGACCTGATGATCAGTGAACGGTCCTTCACAATTGATGGGCGAACTGGGACTGCCACGACGATCAACGGGGCGATCCCTGGTCCGCTCATTCGTTTGAAGGAAGGCCAAGACGTAATCCTCAACGTCACGAACCATCTCAAAGAGGTCTCCTCGATTCACTGGCACGGAATCCTATTGCCTTCGCACATGGATGGCGTGCCGGGGGTCAGTTTTAACGGCATTGAGCCGGGAACTACATTCACCTACCGATTTCCCATCAAACAGAGCGGGACCTATTGGTATCACAGCCACTCGGGTGGTCAGGAATTACAGGGTATGTACGGGGCGATGATTCTCGACCCCATCGAGCCGGAGCCCTTTCGGTATGACCGAGACCATATCGTGATGCTTTCTGAGTGGAGTGATGAGTCCGCTGAGGTCATGTTGGGCAACCTCAAGAAGTTCTCCGGCTATTACAACTTCCAAAAGCGCGCCGCTCAGGAGTTTCGTTCAGACGCAGCGAGATGGGGATTCTGGCCGGCCCTGAAGAATTATATGATGTGGGACGAGATGCGAATGGATCCGACGGACTTTGCCGACGTGACCGGATCCACATTCACGTTTCTCATGAACGGCCTTCCACCCGCCGGCAACTGGACGGGTCTGTTTCGACCCGGCGAACGAGTGCGGCTGCGTTTCATCAATGCTGCCGCGATGACGTTTTATGATGTTCGCATTCCTGGTTTGACGATGATGGTGGTGCAGGCTGACGGCCAGAACATCCAGCCGGTTACTGTTGAAGAGTTTCGTTTTGGCCCTGCAGAAACCTACGATGTCATTGTCCAGGTAACCGAGGACCGTGCATACACGATCTTTGCGGAAACCATGGATCGGAGTGGCTATGCGCGGGGAACTCTTGCCCCTCGACCTGGAATGGAAGGGGAGAGTCCTGAGCGTCGTGCCCGTCCTCTTCGAACTATGGAGGACATGGGAATGATGGGACATGGCAACGGCCATAATGACCATACCGTGATGAGGTCCGGTACGAATCATCATGACACGATGCACGGTCAAGGTATGCAACATGGCCAGGAGGGTGCTGGTCGAGACCGTTCACCGATCCTAGGTGCGATACCGGTTAAGCATGGCCCCGATCACCACGGAACCGGTAACCAAACGGTGGCTGAATACGCTCAAAACAGGATGCACGAACCGGGAAGAGGATTTGAGCAGAGTTCCAGGCGTGTCCTTGTTTATACTGACTTGAAGAGCCTCGTTCCCTATCAAGACCAGCGAGCGCCGGAACGGGAGATCGAGCTTCATCTCACCGGCCACATGCAACGCTATATGTGGTCATTCGACGGCAAGAAGTATTCGGATGCGCCGGAGCCCATTCGTGTTCGCGACGGCGAGCGCCTGCGGCTTACGTTCGTCAACGATACGATGATGGAACATCCCCTCCACCTGCATGGGATGTGGATGTACCTCGAAAACGGTTCAGGGGCGTACCTTCCACGCAAACATACCGTCGTGGTCAAGCCAGCCGAACGGCTGTCCGTTGCGATCACTGCCGACGCCTCTGGGCCTTGGGCATTTCACTGCCATCTCCTTCTGCATATGGAAGCGGGAATGTTCCGTATTGTTGAGGTCTCTGCCTAGCTAACGGGAGATTGGGCTGGTGTGTGCAACTCTCCAGAACTGCTGTGCGATGCTGGCAGTCTGCATGCTGAGCGCAAGTATTGGCGCGACACGCACCTTGGCTGAATCCGTACCAGGGGACAGGGCTATCAGAACAGGCAGGTCTCCGACAGTGGCGCCTCTGCCGGAGCAAGCCCGAACCCTAGCGAACCTAGCGCCGCAACAGGGTTGGCCCAGTCCCGTGAATGACCAGGAACATCGTCTGTTCACGTTGGTTGACGTTCTGGAATATCGTCCTCGCACCAGCGGCAACGGCAGTAACAGTGATTACCGTTGGGATATCGAAGGTTGGTACGGCGGGGACTACAACCGGCTTTGGTTCAAGAGTGAAGGGCAACAGGACACTGCCTTCAAGGCGGACTACGATGTGGATTTCCAACTGCTGTATGGACGGTTTCTGTGGAAACATTACGACATTCAAGTGGGTGGTCGAATGGAAACGCAATCGTTTCGTGGCGGGAATGTGGCGCGCGGTATGGGGGTGATCGGGCTACAGGGAATTGTCCCGTACAACTACGAGTTTGAATCGTCGCTATTCATTGATCAGGGTGGCGCTGTGTCGGCTCGACTGTCGTATACGAAAGACTTTCTGCTCACGCAACGTCTCATCCTTCAAGGCCGCTTTCAAACAAACGTGGCTATCCAACGGGTGGAAGAGTTTACAACCGGCTCCGGGTTGAACAATCTGGAATTCGGGGCTCGCCTGCGCTACGAAATTCATCGGAAGTTTGCTCCTTACATCGGCCTGTCATTCGACCGCAGTTTCGGTGAGACTGCCAGGCTCGTCCGCCAACAGGGGGGAGACCCAAGTCAGATCCGATTTGTGGTTGGTGTGAGAGTGTGGTTCTGAGGGTTTCTGCCAGTCTGGGTATCCTCAGCATCAACCTTGTTGCAGGACGAGGTATGGGCGACCAGCACAGGGCATCTTGTTTGATGCATCTAAGCCACTGTGCTAGCCTACTACTATGAAGGTAGCACGGCGTCATATCCTCTCCTGGTCTCGTCTGATGGTCTTGGCCTGGACATCCTTGTGGATGTTGGCGGCTCCTCTGTTCCATGTGCATCCCGAGGCCGATCATCGCCATGGAGAAGTTGGGCATGTTCATGGCGGGACGGTTCACACCGTATGGTCTCCTGACCTCGACTGTGAGTTCGACAAACCAGCGCAGACAGTTCACGGTCACGCACAATTCGCACATTCGGGTGACAGCCATGCAGAGTTCGGTTTGTCGCTACTGACCGATTCAACCGATCGCAAATCCCTCAAGCCGCTGCTCATTCAAGTGCTCGGGCTTTCGCCGAATGCTGATGTCGGTATGGAGTACAATGTCTGGATACGGTGGAGCGTCGCCACTCTTCCATCTTCCTTCCTATTTATTCACGCCATCCCATCGCGCGGTCCTCCGAATCGTCTCGCATAGACGTCCTGCACGTTCACTCTATCTAGCTGGGTTATAGACACGCCTTGGACGAAAGGCCATGGTGAGAGGAGAGGTGCCAAGATGGCTTCCTGGAAGGCTATCTCGTCGAAATGTATTGTGCGGCTTGCTGTAGCCGTAGCGACTACTGCCGTATCTGCATCGTGCCAGCCGACACAGGACGAGACGCAGAAAAGGCCTCCGCAAGCGATACCACCTGCGACTCAAGCAGGTGTGATTGAGCTGCCGGATGGGAGTTCAATGCTCTCACAGATTCATACTGAGCGGGTGGCGCACCGTTCCATGCGAATGTCGCTGAAGGCGCAGGGAGGAAAGATTTTGCCCAATGAGAACCGGCTGGCCCATCTCGGCCCACGAGTGCCGGGACGCATCGTAGCCGTCTATGCCAATCTTGGCGATCGGGTGCAATCTGGAGAGCGGCTTATGTTGCTCGATAGTCCGGCGTTTGGTGAGGCACAGCTGGAATATCGCAAGCGGCGCACGGCGATGAGAGTGGTGGAAAAGGCCTTTGAACGGGCCAAGGCGCTCTCGGCCGAAGGTGCGATCGGGATTAGCGAATATCAACGGCGGGAAGCCGAGCATGAAAATGCCAAGGCAGAGCTCTACGCAGCAGAAGAGAAACTTCACTTGTTAGGTATGTCGGAACGCGAAATTGAGCGGCTATCTGCTGAACGGTTGCCCCATGCCGAAGTGGCTCAGGTATTTCTGCGGGCTCCCTTCTCCAGTGAAATCATCGAGCGGAATGC from the Nitrospira sp. genome contains:
- a CDS encoding DUF2877 domain-containing protein produces the protein MSENLGAFFLSEGRPITPAATEILLQQGAYTIPSLLQTTCRLQLREAMISVQSLIGLGYGLTPSGDDFLVGYLAGLWCTAGASLSRMQFLMALGSELSQVSQNTNEISCTYLRSAAKGHVSESIAKLAQRLTQANDMSNIRAATQAALQVGHTSGSDGVLGLLLGCLVWQGLPPHLIFSDLLRLSVLCDSTAQP
- a CDS encoding GntR family transcriptional regulator, with amino-acid sequence MIRNDRMVEREPSNLSASIVATLKEQIIHWHYPPEHRLTEVELCKIFNVSRSPVREALRVLATDGFVKKLPNRGYVVRQHNINEIEELYEVRVALELYAVECLARRGPLNENDIEDLVKLKRTWTDLLNGSSKKAEELARLDTQFHEMLAHAAGNKTLLRYLRTINERLMLFRMIDFDKADRAESTCRQHLEILKHIAAKDGRKARAAMQQNIEEGRNNVHTAIKDALARAYSMKT
- a CDS encoding GntR family transcriptional regulator, which codes for MPTPQTRHFLLAPNISGARCLPDGEAQMTKIARREDRMKKHGSSNLSSSVVNTLKEHIVHWHYPPEHRLTEDELCKTFGVSRSPVREALRVLAADGFVKKLPNRSYAVKQYNIEEIEELYEVRLALELYTVERLATKKQTTQLAADLADLKQTWTELLKESSKKPEEFAILDTLFHDTLARALGNKSLLRHLRTINERLRLFRMLDFERRDRAKHTCHQHLEILNRIVAKDALGARAAMQMNIEEGRRLIPTTIKDALARAYLKNT
- a CDS encoding Slp family lipoprotein, with translation MERLLVLCYTLVMRISWPVWIASVLLIVSGCASNGNLTGAVPAAPSQISYAQVQETPGSYNGQPVTFGGKVLGARRLKEGTRIEVLQLALNSSLQPTMDLSKSQGRFIAIQKQFLDPATIPPGTFVTVTGEMAGSVTLPLDETEYTYPLLNVTNLRVWTENDEEPPRIRRPIGPGPYWGPYWSPYWHAWPYY
- a CDS encoding disulfide bond formation protein DsbA encodes the protein MNGRTMSIWTCVLVVVGAIGFVHAPVSAAVDKPELKGKFEILKDEPSTHQPGKVKVIEFADFYCPHCHHFEETGVPLLLKEFGNKVEVTMVGFPVIPGKLPTPFDMYEQAKLMGKGDQMKAVLFRIIHKEKLDGVLDRSIRAMLIREVGLDVNMFEMGMESGKPAKLFEEGRRWGERIKVSSTPSLLLDGNIKVDGANMTPENVISIIRSILEADRKK
- a CDS encoding sigma-70 family RNA polymerase sigma factor; the protein is MAEARANGIIQRLLENESAFRQFIRRRVGEATLVDDILQQSLTRAVASAHSLDKEESAVAWFYRILRHAVADYYRALEAEARRNQAFLEESTISGDHQEPPLDEVRATACVCLHRLLPGLRGNYAELIKRIDLDGESPELVAKDLKVSRNNLTVRLHRARQSLRNSLEGACGICSKHGCLNCTCG
- a CDS encoding heavy metal translocating P-type ATPase, whose protein sequence is MKGVRHMIHKSSSGCCGTQHEGHDRMTEDSQDTQGLSHTHVKQEIDPICGMTVDPAKAAGRYDHKGTTYYFCGTSCLERFRADPDRALSKKPLNLITMPAPRKPLPMMVQATPGEIDPVCGMTVQPATAAGSYEYRGKTYYFCATRCLEKFRADSDYYLTPPDQRIPKPMPAPAGGSVQYVCPMDPEVSETKPGACPVCGMALEPADVTVASTRTEYTCPMHPEIVQADPGSCSICGMALEPLTVTMEEANPELVNMTRRFWQSVVLGLPILALMISEMMPNRPLQHFFSARALVWFQFLLATPVVFWIGWPLFERAWASLVNRHLNMFTLIGLGTGAAYLYSVVATLAPGLFPDSFRGHGGELAVYFEPAVAIIALVLLGQVLELRARSRTSSALKALLGLAPKTARIVRADGREDDIPLDQVQVGDRLRVRPGEKIPVDGVVVDGTSAVDESMVTGESIPVEKRAGQKVVGATVNGTGSFFMRAERVGRETLLSQIVRMVSEAQRTRAPIQRLADVVAGYFVPIVILVAIITFVIWAVYGPEPRMAYALLNAVAVLIIACPCALGLATPMSIMVGTGRGATAGVLIRNAEALETLAKVDVLVVDKTGTLTEGKPRLMTVAPLPNMTEIDLLRLAGGLEQSSEHPLAGAIVSGAREKGLALAGAKDFRSLTGKGVMGTVEGRSIAVGTRPFFNELGIDAESLVAQAEPLRQEGQTVMFVAIDGKPAGLLGVADPVKSTTPEAIDVLHREGLRIVMLTGDNRTTAEAVARRLQIDEVQADVLPEQKAAVIKRFQADGHVVAMAGDGINDAPALAQAHVGIAMGTGTDVAMESAGVTLVKGDLRAIARARRLSRGTMKNIRQNLFFAFVYNTLGIPIAAGILYPFVGVLLSPMIASAAMTFSSVSVIANALRLRKLAL
- a CDS encoding copper resistance system multicopper oxidase encodes the protein MKNKVISRRLLLKRAGVLGLLAAVQPLLPSCANHPLLRAAHPDPDSSTLSGEVIDLMISERSFTIDGRTGTATTINGAIPGPLIRLKEGQDVILNVTNHLKEVSSIHWHGILLPSHMDGVPGVSFNGIEPGTTFTYRFPIKQSGTYWYHSHSGGQELQGMYGAMILDPIEPEPFRYDRDHIVMLSEWSDESAEVMLGNLKKFSGYYNFQKRAAQEFRSDAARWGFWPALKNYMMWDEMRMDPTDFADVTGSTFTFLMNGLPPAGNWTGLFRPGERVRLRFINAAAMTFYDVRIPGLTMMVVQADGQNIQPVTVEEFRFGPAETYDVIVQVTEDRAYTIFAETMDRSGYARGTLAPRPGMEGESPERRARPLRTMEDMGMMGHGNGHNDHTVMRSGTNHHDTMHGQGMQHGQEGAGRDRSPILGAIPVKHGPDHHGTGNQTVAEYAQNRMHEPGRGFEQSSRRVLVYTDLKSLVPYQDQRAPEREIELHLTGHMQRYMWSFDGKKYSDAPEPIRVRDGERLRLTFVNDTMMEHPLHLHGMWMYLENGSGAYLPRKHTVVVKPAERLSVAITADASGPWAFHCHLLLHMEAGMFRIVEVSA
- a CDS encoding copper resistance protein B, yielding MLSASIGATRTLAESVPGDRAIRTGRSPTVAPLPEQARTLANLAPQQGWPSPVNDQEHRLFTLVDVLEYRPRTSGNGSNSDYRWDIEGWYGGDYNRLWFKSEGQQDTAFKADYDVDFQLLYGRFLWKHYDIQVGGRMETQSFRGGNVARGMGVIGLQGIVPYNYEFESSLFIDQGGAVSARLSYTKDFLLTQRLILQGRFQTNVAIQRVEEFTTGSGLNNLEFGARLRYEIHRKFAPYIGLSFDRSFGETARLVRQQGGDPSQIRFVVGVRVWF